Proteins from one Pseudoalteromonas undina genomic window:
- a CDS encoding TraB/GumN family protein, with protein MNTFTKKALSATVLLSGCLLATTVQAQSSVWQVSKGNDSLFIGGTVHILPKSEMPLPVEFNHAYKQADTIVLEAPIPDPSDAQAQMKMLSALSYENNETLSQKLTPEVKLALEKKLAEFGANLTKLDNFRPAMVSIVLMSMELQKQNLMGEGVDAYFTKKATLDNKEQQYLETMAFQLELFKTMGEGSENDFIKNNLAGFDNYGVTFKKLLSAWRKGDTQSLYTVALETMQKNDPATYKQLMTDRNNNWLVKVEQMFNNDKSEFVLVGAGHLAGEGSLLTLLENKGYQVSLVDINNPTFKTTVKAE; from the coding sequence ATGAATACATTTACTAAAAAAGCTCTTTCAGCAACCGTATTATTGAGCGGCTGCTTATTAGCAACGACTGTACAAGCACAAAGTTCAGTGTGGCAAGTAAGTAAAGGAAATGACTCATTATTTATTGGCGGCACAGTACACATTTTACCTAAGTCAGAGATGCCTCTACCAGTGGAGTTTAACCACGCCTATAAGCAAGCAGATACGATTGTATTAGAAGCACCAATACCTGATCCTAGCGATGCACAAGCACAAATGAAAATGTTGAGCGCACTATCTTATGAAAATAATGAAACATTGAGCCAAAAGCTAACTCCAGAGGTAAAGTTAGCATTAGAAAAAAAGCTGGCTGAATTTGGTGCAAACCTAACTAAATTAGATAACTTTCGTCCTGCAATGGTTAGTATTGTGCTGATGTCGATGGAGCTGCAAAAACAAAATTTAATGGGTGAAGGCGTTGACGCTTACTTTACTAAAAAAGCGACATTAGATAATAAGGAACAACAATACTTAGAGACTATGGCGTTTCAGTTAGAGTTATTTAAGACTATGGGTGAAGGTAGCGAAAATGACTTTATCAAAAATAATTTAGCTGGGTTTGATAATTACGGTGTGACGTTTAAAAAATTACTCTCAGCTTGGCGTAAAGGTGATACGCAATCGCTCTACACAGTAGCACTTGAAACGATGCAAAAAAATGATCCTGCAACTTATAAACAATTAATGACTGATAGAAACAATAACTGGCTAGTTAAAGTAGAGCAAATGTTTAATAACGATAAAAGTGAATTTGTTCTCGTGGGAGCAGGCCACCTAGCCGGAGAAGGTAGCTTACTGACATTACTTGAAAATAAAGGCTACCAAGTATCTTTAGTTGATATTAACAATCCAACGTTCAAAACAACCGTTAAGGCCGAGTAA